gattatgtgaaataattattacaatttgATTGTTAACTTAATATCTTTGTAAGTCATAAGGCTTAATTGACAACAATAAACTCTCTTTTAGtcttacaataaaaaaagacttacaacataatcattttatacttcttttaagaaaaacatcttcatattaaaatgtttagtcttttctataaaatataagattatctgaaataattattataaaccATATGTTCGTAAGTCATAACTTTTGATTAACAGCAATAACCTTTGTTTCAACAGTAGATTGAACTATTAtttcttgtttattttaaaaaagttctaTATCTAAGACTAAGCAATATCCTAAGTGTTTTTCATGTTGTCAATGCAGCTTACCCTAACATGGTTGAGAACACCAACAATTTGAAATCcttatttttctcaaacttgtcaaaaagaatgtaaatattttatatctaatCACTCTTCTAGCAATTTTTAAGTGTGTTTGGCTCGCAAAGAGTATGATccaagataaaataaatatggcACTTAATTTGTCTGGTTTTCTTGTTGTAAGTACCTAATCAAACTAGTCAACTATGTCTCATCTACACTTTGCATATTCCTGCTAACTTTTATTCATAGCAGTACTCATTGACTTGCattctttcatatataaaacTTACTGAGAATTTTCTTagcatattttatttgataaaagaaaactCATCTTAACTTTATTTAGTCTCCATTATGAGAAACTAAATAATCTAAAAGACTTTCATCATTGCAATCTTAAATTCATCAATTAAGATTACATTGTTTTCCACCACTAAAAGATCAtcaatataaagaaaaacaatgatAGTGTCAACCCTAAAATGTATAATGTAAAGAATGGATTCAAAGGTTATATTTAACAAATGATTGTATATGTACCAAGTTTTTAGAGCTTATTTCAATACATAGAGTGTCTTCGTTAAAAAATAGACACaccttcttctttcttttgaaaTTCTTAAGGTTGCTCAACATAGATTTCTTTATGCaaaaaaccattaaaaaaatgtttcaactAATACAACGCAACAAATGTTTCTACGCAGTCTACCCCGAAATTTGAGCATAATCTTTAACCATAAGCCTTGCCTTATGTTTATTAATCCAGTTGCATTTAGCTTGATTTGAAACACTCTTAACCCAAACTgccttatattatttattttttctgataACATGAAGCTCCTCCTCCTTCTAATCATCCACCGTCTTATTTTACTCAATCTTATTCTATTTGTTCTTTAGTAGTTGTGACAAATCAGaaagtttgattgttttaaGGATTGATCTCTCTAGtctcttatttttcatttttcacaaaTTGTACATCCCTTCTTATGATAATATTTCCTGTTTATTGTTGTGGCTGAAAAATTTTGCATCTCTTCAATATTGTATTATAGTCTACAAAGATTTCTTGTAATGTCTTCTTACCTAATTTATCACACGTATACgagaagaaaaataaggaaagattttaaaaaagtttaaagatGGTTTATATACATTCCAAACTTCAAAAGGTGTCAAAGTCTTCActgtttttatattaagtttattctgaagaaagaagaagactGTAGTACTTTTAGCCTCAGCCTAAAAATTGTTTTGGTAGACTTTTTTTCCATCTTGATCAAATAAGGATCATGAATAATATGAAGTTAACAGAAATTTCGTTATTTAGAGGGCAGTTTGTTGAGGGAGGAAGAAAACAATTGTTGTCACCATCATCTCCATGTTTTTGCCGGCAGAGTATGCCATTCTATCATGTACAAGCGCAAATCAATAAACAAAGCAGACTCTTATCCAAATGTCTTACACACAATGCCAGATCTCTTCGAAATTTCCTTCACAGACAATTCATTTAATTCAAGGAGAGTACTACTCTACTACCCAACAAACTAGATCACAAGGCAATTAGCATTTGTTTACTTGAATTTATGCGAATTATGGTTTGCAGAGTTAATTACAAGACGATGtagtttttatttctgaaaGAGGAGATGGAATTGGTGAGCAACAGTAGCTTCTTTGATGTGCATGGTAAGATTGCTGACAAGCGAACAACGGGAGGATGGAAGGCGTCATCCTTTATCATAGGTACTGCTGAGacatcatattaattatactacGTTGTTCAGTGTTCCAAATTTTACCTCTGTGGGTGCAGTGTACGAGGTGATGGAGATGTGGGCGTTCTTCGCAATTGCAGCGAACATGATTCTTATTTGcccaagaaaaaacaaaaacaaataagtagCAGTAAGTTAATTCTCTATTAGTTCAAAACATTACAtgtataatcaatataaaataactaatcattaataacaaattttctATTGAGATTACAAACCTGAAACctattcattttcttaaaaataaaaaaattaacttttatttagtCAAAACAtgattaacaataaaataaaagcaacacTCCTAAACATATGACATCACGACTTAGTCTTAGGAtcttaaaattgttttctttatgtGAATAATTTACTTTACAGTATgacaataaataaacaaaacttacaaaataatccttttatacttaaaaaaacattttcattttgttgaatgtttagtgtttttttttcttcataaaataaaaaattatgtgaaaTAAGTATTACAATTTGATTGTCaacttaatatttttgtaagtcATATGATTTGATTGACAACAACAAACTCTGTTTCAGTCTTACAATAAATAAGACTTACAAcataatcattttataattctttcaagaaaaaaaatttatgttaaaatgtttagtctactaaattaaattaagattcTATGAAATACTTATTACAGTTTGATTATTAACTTCATATCTTCATAACTCAACAGACTTGATTGCCAATAATAAACTATCTTTCAGTCTTACAATAAACCAGACTTACAACATAATCCTTTTATACTTCTCCAACGAAaaaattttcatgttaaaatgtttagtttactccataaaatataagattatgtGAAATAGTTATTACATTTTGATTGTGAACTTGATATCTTCATAAGTCACGAGGATTAATTGACATCAATAAACTCTGTTTCAGTCTCATAATAAACAAGACTTACAACATAATTCCTTTATACTTCTCTGAAGAAAAACATCTTCATGTTAAAATGTTAAGTATActccataaaatataaaattatgtgaATTAGTTATTACAATTTGATTATTAACTTAATATCTTCTTAAGTCATAAGGCTTGATTGAGAACAATAAACTCTGTTTCAGTCTTACAATAAACAAGACTTACAACATAATCGTTTAATACTTTTCTCAAGAAAACTATCTTCGTGTTAAAATGTTTAGTCTACtccataaaatataagattatgtGTGAAATAGTTATTACAGTTTGATTATTAACTTAATATCTTCATAATTGACAACAATAAACTTTGTTTCAATCTTACAATAAACAAGACTTACAACATAATTCTTTTATACTTCTCCCATGAAAAACATCTTCATGTTAAAATGCGTAGTCTACtccataaaatataagattatgtGAAATAGTTATTACACATTGATTATCAACTTAATATTTTCGTGCTTGATTGACAACAATAAACTCTGTTTGAGTCTCACAATAAAAAAGACTTACAACATAATCCTTTTATACTTCTCTAAAATAAACATCTTTATGTTAAAATGTTTAGTCTATTCCATAAAATATTAGATTATGTGAAATAGTTATTACAGTTTGATtattaacttaatatttttgtacGTCATAAGGTTTGATTGACAACAATAAACTCTGTTTCAGTCTGTGAGAATACTTTAGGGAAAGGTTCACACAATGCTTTACCGATCGGCTCATGCCCCACCACTTCCGCTGCTAAACGTTCGGACGCCTCCGCCTGTACACGATCTGATCACCCGTCTGATCATTTGTATGTTCCACCGAACGGCTCTTGTCTCACCATCTCTAACCGTTCGGTGCGCTCGTTCGCCTCACTTCCTGACTGACCGTTAGGACAGTTTAGCTCTTTGTAACCATTACTCTAGAATATCCATCTGTTTGCTTTTACCGcctttttactttatataattGTACTTTTTGCTTCTCCTTGGAATAATAAttcattcataatatttttcacaAGAAAGCTCTCAAGTGTGCTTCTCTCTCTCTGCTTTTGTAAGTTTGTATTAGTTTCTGTTTTGTCACGATGCACACAGAATGTTCATTGTATAGTTTACCCAGAATCTCCTTTGTAGCTGATTCATGATTACAATAAATAAGACTTACAagataattcttttatatttctctCAAGAAAAACATCTTTCATGTTATAATGTTTAGTATACtctataaaatataagattatgtGAAATAGTTATTACAGTTTGATGTTAACTTAATATCGTCATATAAGTCATAAGACTTGATTgacaacaataaatttatttcagtcTTACAATAAACAAGACTTACAacataattcttttataattcttttataattctCTCAAGAAAAACATCTTTATGTTAAAATGTTTAgtcttttttataaaacataagattatgtgaaataattattattgtttgattgttaatttaatatcttaataAGTCATAAGGTTTGATTGACAATAATAAACTTTGTTTCAATAGTAGattgaacttttattttttatttcttttaaaaaaatctatatctAAGACTAAGCAATATCCTAAgtgtttttcatgttttcaatGCACCTTACCCAAACATGGTAGAGAACACCAACAATTTGAAATCCTTACTTTTCTTAAACTTAATGTAAAAATAggttgtacattttttttttatctaattacTTTTCTAGCAATTTTTAAGTGTCGCAAACAGCATGAtccaagataaaaaaaaaaatatttattacacttaagatgtttgaaaaaaatatttattacacttAAGATGTTTGGTCTTCTTGCTGTAAGGTACATCAGACATCTAATCAAACTCGTCAAGTATGTCTGATCTACACTTTCAATTGCATCTTTCCTAGTAAACTTTAATTCGAAGGAGTACTAATTGACTTGCATTTTTTCATATGAAACTTATTAAGAATTTTCTTagcatattttctttgataaACGAAAACTCatcttaactttatttaatcTCCATTATAAGAAACTAAGTAATCTAAAAgactttcatcattttcatcttaaATTCATCAATTAAGATTACATTGTTTTCCACTACTAAAAGATCATCGATATAGAGAAAAACAATGATATATTGTCAACCCTGTATGATGTAAAGAATGgattcaaatatgttttttacaaaagttatattaaaCAAATGATTGTCTATTATGTTGTAACAAGTTCATAGAGCTTGTTTCAATACATAATACCTTTTTCTTCTGATAATATGAAGTTCCTCTTCCTTCTAATCATCCACCGtctcatttttctcaattttattctctttgttCTTTAGTAGTTGTGATAAATCAGAAAAGTTTGATTGTTTTACAGATTGATCTCTCcagtcttttatttttcatttttcacaaaGTGTACATCCCTTCTTATGATAATATTTCCTGTTTATTGTTGTGGCTGAAAAATTTTGCATGCCTTCAATATTGTATTATAGTCTACAAAGATTTCTTGTATTGTATTCTTATCTAATTTATCACACTTATACGAGAAgaaaaaataaggaaagattttaaaaaagtttaaagatGGTTTATATACATTCCAAACTTCAAAAGGTGTCAAAGTCTTCActgtttttatattaagtttattctgaagaaagaagaagactGTAGTACTTTTCGCCTCAACCTAAAATTGTTTTGgtatacttttttttcatcttgATCAAATATCATGATCAGAAAGTGAGGATCATGAATAATATGAAGTTAACAGAAAGTTTGTTATTGGACGGCAGTTTGTTAATTGGTGTCACCATCATCTCCATTTTGTTAAAGTTGAAGACTAAGTTGTTTTACAAAAAGTTAAGCTCTTTTTCATTATCTTACAAATAGTTTTACTTTTAAGACATATAATATAGagttaaacaaaaacaaaattactgaTTACTACATGGATTGTacaggagaaaaaaaattgatgtgtTTAATCATGCCGTGAATGATGCAGGGGATGATTTTGCTGACACTTTCGGTTTCCCAGGCAACTCTACAGCGACGATGCGGTTTTACGGAATGCGAAGTAGCAAGGAGAGGCCCAACCTTGTTCTAGACTATGCACTTGCACTCATTGCTTTGGGTACGGGTGGAATGAAGCCTTGCGTGTCCTCCTTGGGGGATCATCAATTCGATGATGGAGACCACAAAGAAGTTCTGATGAAGCCCTTGTTTTTCAAATGCTCATTTTTTGCCGTTAACGTCGGTGCCATCCTTGGAATTACGCTATTGGTTTACGCACAACAGGTTGCAGCGTTTCGTTGGGGTTTTGGACTATCCGCAGGCGCAGCCATTTGTTCTATCCTTATCCTAGTTGGTGGTAGCCCTTATTACCGTTTCAAAAGCCCAAAGGGAAGCCCTTTCCTTAGGTTTCTTCAGGTTGTGGTGGCCTCCACCTGGAATAATCTAAATGGGGTTCATCTTACAAATGATGAAACTCCTCTCTATGAGGTCCAAACTACGGAGTCTGATATCGTTAGCTCAACCAAGCTCCCTCACACCCCACAATATAGGTTTGTTGACAtgaaaatgttctttttcatgCAGCAATGGCAAAGGTTCTACCTTGGTTGGGAGTATTAACTGAACCAATTGTTGTGCAGGTTTTTTGACAAAGCAGCAGTTATGGTAAATGCTGAAGACAAAAGCAACCGGTGGCGCATATGCACGGTGACACAAGTAGAAGAGTTCAAAACCTTCATTCGAGTCCTTCCGGTGTGGGCTTCCACCATCGCTCTCTCTCTGTCTTACGCTCAGCTCTTAACCTTCTTCCTAGGCCAAGCCAATGTCATGGACCGAACACTTGGTGACAGCTTCAAAATTCCCACAGGTTCTGTCCCTGTCTTCAGCGCTATCACTCTCATTCTCCTACCCATCTACGAGAAACTCATTGTCCCCTTTCTCCGCAACCTCACCGGCCACCACCGCGGCATCACATCGCTGCAGGGGATAGGCGTAGGGCTGTTCGTCTCGGTCTTCGCCACCGCTTCCGCGGCGTTGGTCGAAATGAAAAGACGTAACTACCCGTTGGAACCGTACAGCATGATGAGCGTGTTCTGGTTGCTCCCTCAGTTTTTGCTAATGGGCACTGCTGAAGTTTTCACGTACGTGGGGCAGTGGGAGTTTTTCTACGATGAAGCCACGGATGGCACAAGGAGCACTATCAGTGCGATGTGCCTTTGTGAGATTGGGATCGGGAGCTGGTTGAGCACTGCGCTGGTGAAGATAATTGAAGCTGCGAGTGGTGGACAATACAAAGGGTGGTTGAGGGACAACCTTAATGAGAGAAGGTTGGACTACTTTTACTGGGTTTTAACGGCTATTAATGGAGTCAATTTTTTGGTTTACTTGGTTGTGGCGCATAGTTTCAGAGGGAAAGGAGCACATGTTATGGATGAGGCTATGGCTGAATTCACTAATCCCCAATACTCACAACCATGAAGGGGAATTACCAAGTACAGTTTTCTGATCATTTATACTTTCATCTCTTTAATTTGCTGTTCTTACGTAATTTGCATGATCTGTATATGTAATCTCACAATTCTTTTCATGTATAATTTCTGAAACATCATAGTTTAACCAATCTTTACGTTACATTAATATCAACTATTTTTCCTGCTAATAATAACAGATTTTGCTTGGCAGGCAACTGAGAAATGGTTATTTTTCAAATGCTTGGGCCAAATGgtttaacatatttttcattGAATGGATAAATACTTTCACACTACATTTTTTATTGGTGATAAAACACATCTAATGTTACTactacattattttataatttattattgtgcctaaattttattagaaatattttagaCATTCTTTTTATCTTCGAATTTTTAATATCCtccattttgaaatttcaaaaaaaggaatatgtaaagaaaagaaagggttGCAGGGAAAGAGGCCCCAAGCATGCTAAGTCTTCAGAGGGTTAACTCATGGGCCTTCTTAATAGCATATGCAAGCCCAACAAAAGTTTATTGATGGGccctattaaatatttaaaagtaaaatatatttttagataatgTGTCGTCACTTTGTTTTAGAACTTCGAAACCATGTTAAGtttgacaaaaagaaagaaagaaatatttttaaaaaattagttatctTTTAAAGTTACACGTACTTtgtaattgaatatatatatatataaatatatatatatatatatatatatatatatatatatatatatatatatatatatatattttgttactaTGGACTTATAGATGACCGATCGGGTAAGTGACATTGAAAAAAATCGTGCGGTTGACATGCCAAGAAAGCATCTCTTGATCGCTCGGTCTCGACAATCGTTAAGTAGAGTTAAGGCACAATTAATGTGAACACTGTTAAACAGTTAAGGTTtacattaatgaccattaagaggtaaattaactGGTCAGATttctttaaactctataaataagggtttaatTTCGAGGTAAACTCACTTTGACTCattattaaattactaaagaCGAGAAAAATTCTGACAGCGTCGAAGTATCTTTTACAGGTCACCCCCATAATGGAGAGACGTTCGGCAAAGACAGGAACGCTGCAGACGGTTATCCTCGTCCCATTTTAGCAAAAACATTTTGGCGTTCTTCGtagggcgccaaaatgtttcgataGGGTTGAGATCCCTAACTCAAAGTATTCAAAGTTGTCCGCTCCATTATCCAGGTTGCGCtactctctctcttctctttcttctagCCGCGGTAGAGGGtgcctgcagaagacactccgacgtACAAGTGAATGACTTTGCATAATAATATCGTAATAAAGGTTAGTAATTAGAGTTAAATTACCTGTCTTTTCTAtcagacaaatatttataaattattataataagtttatcattaggtctgactcattaatcaccaataaataacattattcatattaattgtcaataaatgacaattattttcgtTAACTTCCCATTAATTGCTCAGATTAATTTCCAGACCGATCGATCATTTTCTTGCTAAACGGTAAGTCACCCGGTTCTTTAGCTGACCGGGTGGTTCTATAGTACATtaagaaagaacaaaaacatatttaacctatttataaattataggtTAAAACATGTGAAATCAAAGGACTTTAAAACAGCGGGTAGATGTGAAATAACATAGTGACTCACTGTAAATACTAGCTTGGctcataattaataatgatcTACTTCTTTATATAACTCTATCTTTCTTGATGAAATACCTTCCATAGTTACATGGTCTCGAGAGAGACATGATACTAAAGAAACatttaataactattaaaaaatataataaaacggGATTTAGTAATGTATAACGGGTATGTACAATATTAATCAcccaagaaaaggaaaatataaaataaacctaTCATATTTTATAGTTGATGCGaaggattaaagaaaaaagatatgaGCTGtgatctataatattatatatatatatatatatatatatatatatatatatatatatatatatatatatattacattctACACAACATCGAACAAGTAAGTAAAAAGgattttattttcgttttcattttctttctagACTAAACATACCATGAGCAAGAGTAATAGTGGAATGTACTTTTAGCAATTATTCTCATAAAACTTTCTAATAACCCTTTTTTATAaggattttttatttgaaatcatAGTTTAGACTATCTTCAATTTATTCAATTGGAGAATTGAtaattataatacaattttCCCTTATAACAGCAAGTAAACAAAGTAGCCAGCCATCTAAGTTAGTGTGCTCAGTCAAAAGAGatattgtatgaaaatatatttgatcgAATGATGAGCACATAAAGTGAAGGGATGGGATTGCAAGCTTTCCTCAGAAAAGGAAAAGCATCGACGGGTAAATGATAAAGTCAATAAAGTAAACTTTCAAAAAAGGGAAATTGCTTGATATATATGATCATGGACATCTTAATGATTCAGAccctataaataaatatgttattggTGCACCTGGGGATCTGCTAAATAAACATAAGTGTCATTCCTGTACATAAATTACACCTAGAATTTTGTCAATTTGCCAGTGTCTTCACAGGAATTAACGATGAGATATTGGATTTTAGTCTCATGGATTCATCTTCCAAACACATTATTATCTAAAACTCCTTGCCTTCTCCTGCTTGTCACGTTTCTGTGTCTTCTCATGTGATGCAATAGACACATAATAGAGACAATGCAGAGTAGTGCTACTGTGCCAACATGATATACTAATTATTTGATgcaaacttaattaattatccATTTACGAACTTAATGAGAACACCtcaattattaatgttaattgagTTGCTACAAATTGGAAAGTGAATGACGGACGGTCGGCCATTGGTACGCAGTGGATTTTAGTTATTTGTGCTTGGGATTATGCCAGCATGCACCTCACTAAAATGGTAATGGTGCTGCTAAACTTGCGCAATGATGAATAGAAGATATTGATTAAACCCGACCGAAATGATGATTCCGTTTGAGAGTGactattaatatattatcatgGCTTATCGAATGTTGATGCTTGCTTAGGCTGCTTTTGAGACAAGGTGACGGAGAATATCTTGCATGACTTTCTTTCCGTCTCTGTCATGATCATCTCTAGCATTACCTTGGAGACAACCGAGCATAGAGCTGAAATTAAAAATCTGCTTTGGTAAATCAAACCATTAATTAACATATAAAGCATATGGGATTTCGGTCTTTGAGGCCACTTTTACGTGACATCCATCATTGTAATGATTCCCATGAAAAACCTCATTCTAAAAGTCCTAGAAAGAAAGCATGTGAAttaaccaaaagaaaagaaagaaaaaaagaagatgaaaggCCTTCGTACACACACAAGCTTCCTGACATAAAGTAGTAATAATGTATCACTGgtatcattttcttctttttctttttcctttttccctcCCAGAAAATGGTGCCCCAGCAGCACGAAGTCATGAATCTCTTGATCACACGTTCTCCGTAGATGAAGGGAGGAGAAGAGGCTGAGTGAGTGATGTTTTGGCATGGCTTGCGGATCTGATGCCACTGTGCTCTGGGGTGGACGTGATCGCAGCCTGTTCCCTTGCAAACTTTCTCTCTTCGTTTTTGCCCCACAACACAAAGTACAGTCCCACAACGATCAACACTGCTCCTATGATCCTACACCACAGATTCCACCCACACAACCACTcacaatcaaaattataattcgCAATAAAGTAGTGTGTACATGCGTAAAAGATAAACCAAAAAGAGACACGGCACCTTCCATTCTATTAAAAATCTTAAACACTTTTTTAACCTCTAGACTGCGGAACACTAAAAGATGTTCCTTCGGATTCCTTAGCCTTTTCTAAGTCGAGTCAGTTTTCGACCAAGCTTCAACCTCAACGTACCTAAGCTCCAGCTTACTTGTAGTTTAGTGGGTTTTCGTTTGTCGTTTTCCAAGTGGTCCTTGTTAAGTCATTTTTCCATTCTTAAGC
This Vigna angularis cultivar LongXiaoDou No.4 chromosome 4, ASM1680809v1, whole genome shotgun sequence DNA region includes the following protein-coding sequences:
- the LOC108341289 gene encoding protein NRT1/ PTR FAMILY 8.2; translation: MRFYGMRSSKERPNLVLDYALALIALGTGGMKPCVSSLGDHQFDDGDHKEVLMKPLFFKCSFFAVNVGAILGITLLVYAQQVAAFRWGFGLSAGAAICSILILVGGSPYYRFKSPKGSPFLRFLQVVVASTWNNLNGVHLTNDETPLYEVQTTESDIVSSTKLPHTPQYRFFDKAAVMVNAEDKSNRWRICTVTQVEEFKTFIRVLPVWASTIALSLSYAQLLTFFLGQANVMDRTLGDSFKIPTGSVPVFSAITLILLPIYEKLIVPFLRNLTGHHRGITSLQGIGVGLFVSVFATASAALVEMKRRNYPLEPYSMMSVFWLLPQFLLMGTAEVFTYVGQWEFFYDEATDGTRSTISAMCLCEIGIGSWLSTALVKIIEAASGGQYKGWLRDNLNERRLDYFYWVLTAINGVNFLVYLVVAHSFRGKGAHVMDEAMAEFTNPQYSQP